In Bacillus sp. Cs-700, one genomic interval encodes:
- a CDS encoding ComEC/Rec2 family competence protein yields the protein MMKFLIALVFSHLILLQMPYLVTAETNLVEVHFLDVGQADSIFITFGEETMLVDAGDNGDGGMVTNYLKELGVKQLDYLVATHPHHDHIGGMDEVIKGFEVERVLMPDVSYPTTHYKSLLKELKKKDIPVTTAQEGVKIKLGRRVSVQVVSPSENAEYEDFNDYSAVLRLKHGNNRFLFMGDAGVEVEKQMLNGMKKKHLVSEVLKIGHHGANSATTEAFIKAVSPETAVISVGKDNRYHFPDNDVLQRLRGNNISILRTDQIGTIIATSDGKNISFHTENNLISHKKEK from the coding sequence ATGATGAAGTTTTTAATCGCTCTTGTTTTCTCCCATCTTATCCTATTACAAATGCCGTATCTCGTGACTGCAGAAACAAATTTGGTTGAGGTCCACTTTCTGGATGTTGGACAGGCTGATAGTATTTTCATTACATTTGGAGAAGAAACCATGTTAGTGGACGCAGGCGATAATGGTGATGGGGGAATGGTAACCAATTATTTAAAAGAGCTAGGAGTTAAGCAATTGGATTATCTCGTAGCTACTCATCCTCACCACGATCATATCGGTGGCATGGATGAGGTGATAAAAGGTTTTGAAGTGGAACGGGTGCTGATGCCAGATGTATCTTATCCAACTACTCATTATAAATCTTTACTTAAGGAATTGAAGAAAAAAGACATTCCTGTTACGACGGCGCAAGAAGGCGTGAAGATAAAACTTGGGCGTCGCGTTAGTGTACAGGTGGTTTCACCTTCTGAAAATGCAGAGTACGAGGATTTTAACGACTATAGTGCAGTGCTGCGTCTTAAACATGGGAATAATCGTTTTTTATTTATGGGGGATGCCGGTGTAGAAGTGGAAAAGCAAATGCTCAATGGAATGAAAAAGAAACATCTAGTATCTGAAGTGTTGAAAATCGGACATCACGGAGCAAACTCTGCGACGACAGAAGCGTTTATAAAAGCTGTGAGTCCTGAAACTGCTGTGATTTCAGTCGGAAAAGATAACCGGTATCATTTTCCTGATAATGATGTGCTTCAAAGGTTGCGTGGAAATAATATTTCAATTCTTAGAACGGATCAAATCGGTACAATTATTGCAACAAGTGACGGAAAGAATATTAGCTTCCATACCGAAAATAATCTTATCTCACATAAAAAGGAAAAATAA
- a CDS encoding CBS domain-containing protein: MLVQNNLQNLMSKNIVSVTPEQSIQEAAALMNQHNIGSLPVMKNGQLYGMVTDRDITTRATATGGNANCQVSQCMSDNIVSATSSMSAEEAAALMAQNQIRRLPVVENNQVVGMVSLGDFATKTPEQQEAGTALSSISQNGSPKA; encoded by the coding sequence ATGCTTGTGCAAAACAATCTGCAAAATCTCATGTCTAAGAACATTGTGTCTGTAACGCCAGAGCAGTCCATTCAAGAAGCAGCCGCGTTAATGAACCAACACAACATTGGCTCATTACCAGTAATGAAGAACGGTCAGCTTTATGGAATGGTCACGGATCGTGATATTACAACTCGTGCCACTGCGACTGGAGGAAATGCTAACTGTCAGGTGAGTCAATGTATGTCTGATAACATTGTTTCAGCCACTTCTAGCATGAGTGCAGAAGAAGCTGCGGCTTTGATGGCTCAGAATCAAATCCGTCGCTTGCCTGTTGTAGAAAACAATCAGGTTGTTGGAATGGTGTCACTTGGAGATTTTGCAACCAAAACACCGGAGCAACAAGAAGCAGGTACAGCACTATCCAGCATTTCTCAAAATGGTTCTCCAAAGGCGTAA
- a CDS encoding bifunctional GNAT family N-acetyltransferase/carbon-nitrogen hydrolase family protein, with product MSELDVSKFEKKIEIRQIRHADIEEILALQKKCFPGMDPWKREHLESHLDIFPEGQFCVELEGEIIGSCSSLMVNFDEYDDQHTWDDITDEGYITNHNPDGYNLYGIEVMVHPEYRRMKIGKRLYDARKDLARELNVKSIIIGGRIPNYHKHADEMKASEYVEEVKFQNIYDPVLTFQLMNGFNVMRINPNYLPDDKASKQFATLMEWNNVEYKAVTRRHFRSSFPVRICAIQYAMKKISSFEEFANQVEYYVDVAADFGSDFAVFPEIFTTQLMSFMDEKIPSKAVRKLTEYTEPYIELFTELAVKYNVNIIGGSHFVLEDEKIYNIAYLFRRDGTIEKQYKIHVTPNERRWWGIHGSDGIEVFDTDCGKIAIQICYDIEFPELGRIATDKGANILFTPFCTDDRQGYLRVRYCAQARAVENQIYTVIAGTIGNLSQVENMDVQYAQSGIFTPSDFAFSRDGIAGECHPNIETVVVGDVDLEILRRQRQSGTVRQLRDRRKDLYEIHYKK from the coding sequence ATGTCAGAATTAGACGTATCGAAATTCGAAAAAAAGATTGAGATCAGGCAAATTCGTCACGCGGATATCGAAGAAATCCTAGCGTTACAAAAAAAGTGTTTTCCTGGAATGGATCCCTGGAAAAGAGAACACCTGGAAAGTCACCTTGATATCTTTCCGGAAGGTCAGTTTTGTGTAGAGCTTGAGGGAGAAATTATTGGTTCCTGTTCAAGTCTGATGGTTAACTTTGATGAGTACGATGATCAGCATACATGGGACGATATTACAGATGAAGGTTATATTACAAACCATAATCCCGATGGCTATAACCTATATGGAATTGAAGTAATGGTTCATCCTGAATATAGAAGAATGAAGATCGGCAAGCGCTTATACGATGCACGTAAAGATCTTGCTCGTGAATTAAATGTTAAGAGTATCATAATCGGTGGACGAATTCCGAATTATCATAAACATGCAGATGAAATGAAGGCATCTGAATATGTGGAGGAAGTAAAATTCCAAAATATTTATGATCCGGTGTTAACGTTCCAGTTAATGAATGGTTTTAACGTGATGAGGATCAATCCAAACTACTTACCAGACGATAAAGCGTCAAAGCAGTTTGCTACGTTAATGGAATGGAATAACGTTGAATATAAGGCAGTGACAAGAAGGCACTTTAGGTCCTCTTTCCCTGTAAGGATTTGCGCCATTCAATATGCCATGAAGAAGATATCTTCCTTTGAGGAATTTGCAAACCAGGTAGAATATTATGTAGATGTGGCAGCTGATTTTGGGTCTGATTTTGCAGTCTTCCCAGAGATCTTTACAACACAACTTATGTCGTTTATGGATGAGAAAATCCCAAGTAAAGCCGTGCGTAAATTAACCGAGTATACAGAGCCATACATCGAACTTTTCACTGAATTAGCAGTTAAGTACAATGTGAACATTATTGGTGGCTCTCACTTTGTATTAGAGGATGAAAAAATCTACAATATTGCCTATTTGTTTAGAAGAGACGGAACGATTGAAAAACAATACAAAATCCATGTTACACCGAATGAGCGTCGCTGGTGGGGCATCCACGGTTCTGATGGGATCGAAGTTTTCGATACAGACTGTGGCAAAATCGCAATCCAAATTTGTTATGATATCGAATTTCCAGAGCTCGGTCGGATTGCAACGGATAAAGGGGCAAATATCTTGTTTACCCCTTTTTGTACCGATGATCGTCAAGGATATTTACGCGTCCGATACTGCGCGCAGGCTAGAGCAGTTGAAAATCAAATTTATACAGTGATTGCTGGTACAATTGGCAACCTTTCTCAAGTAGAGAATATGGATGTCCAGTATGCGCAATCCGGCATTTTTACGCCATCTGACTTTGCATTTTCAAGAGACGGGATTGCCGGAGAGTGTCACCCGAATATTGAAACTGTCGTTGTAGGAGATGTCGATCTTGAAATTCTAAGAAGGCAGCGTCAGTCTGGAACAGTTCGTCAATTACGAGATCGTCGAAAAGACTTATATGAAATTCATTATAAAAAGTAA
- a CDS encoding phospho-sugar mutase: MDWKNAYKRWTSATSLDEELKKDLDALSGQDKALEDAFYKNLEFGTGGMRGEIGPGTNRMNLYTIRKASEGLAQYIDANGEEYQKRGVAIAYDSRHKSPEFAMEAAKTLATHGIQTYVFEELRPTPELSFAVRTLNACAGIVITASHNPPEYNGYKVYGEDGGQLPPKAASEVISYVDGIENELEVTVSSEQELKDKGLIQMIGAEIDRQYVEQLKTLRVNQSLLSEMGEQLKIVFTPLHGTANIPVREGLKAYGFNNVTVVKEQEMPDPNFSTVSSPNPEEHAAFELAIQYGEQQDADILLATDPDADRVGVAVKNKEGKYVVLTGNQTGALLLNYIITQKKENGELPQNGAVLKTIVTSEIGRKIAEDNGLTSYDTLTGFKFIGEKIKEFETTGEHTFLFGYEESYGYLVGDFVRDKDAVQACLVAAEVAAFYKSKGMTLYEGLLEVFEQYGYYQEGLESLTLKGKEGAEKIVSLLAKFRAEPPTEAAGLTVHSVEDYEISKRTYLGQDKSEQINLPTSNVLKYKLEDGSWFCLRPSGTEPKVKFYFGVNGDNLEHSQSKLADLRKSVMSKVNDRL; this comes from the coding sequence ATGGACTGGAAAAACGCGTACAAGAGATGGACATCAGCAACTTCACTTGATGAGGAATTAAAAAAGGATCTGGATGCTCTTAGTGGACAGGATAAAGCACTTGAAGATGCTTTTTACAAAAACCTTGAGTTTGGAACAGGTGGGATGCGTGGAGAAATCGGTCCTGGTACTAATCGTATGAACCTATATACGATACGTAAAGCGTCTGAAGGCCTAGCGCAATACATAGATGCAAACGGGGAGGAATATCAAAAACGAGGAGTAGCTATTGCATACGATTCACGTCACAAGTCACCAGAGTTCGCAATGGAAGCCGCTAAGACGTTAGCGACACATGGGATTCAAACCTATGTCTTTGAAGAGCTACGCCCTACACCAGAGCTTTCTTTTGCTGTTCGAACGTTAAATGCCTGTGCTGGAATCGTTATCACAGCTAGTCATAATCCGCCAGAGTATAATGGGTACAAAGTATATGGCGAAGATGGAGGACAACTTCCTCCTAAAGCTGCTTCAGAAGTGATTTCATATGTAGACGGCATAGAAAATGAGTTAGAGGTGACCGTTTCTTCTGAACAAGAATTAAAAGACAAAGGTCTCATCCAAATGATTGGCGCAGAGATTGATCGTCAATACGTGGAGCAATTAAAAACGCTTCGCGTGAATCAATCACTACTTTCAGAAATGGGTGAGCAGTTAAAAATTGTCTTCACTCCTTTACATGGAACAGCTAATATCCCTGTTAGAGAAGGATTAAAAGCTTATGGTTTTAACAATGTGACGGTGGTAAAGGAACAGGAGATGCCAGATCCTAACTTCTCTACTGTATCTTCTCCAAATCCGGAAGAGCATGCAGCATTTGAACTTGCTATTCAATACGGTGAGCAGCAAGATGCTGACATTCTTTTAGCTACTGACCCTGATGCTGATCGCGTTGGTGTAGCTGTAAAGAACAAGGAAGGTAAATATGTTGTTCTTACTGGGAATCAAACAGGTGCTCTTCTGTTGAATTATATTATTACTCAGAAAAAAGAAAATGGTGAACTTCCACAAAATGGCGCAGTCCTAAAGACTATTGTTACTTCTGAAATCGGTCGTAAGATTGCAGAAGACAATGGCCTGACTTCATATGATACGTTAACTGGATTTAAGTTCATTGGCGAGAAAATAAAAGAGTTTGAAACGACTGGGGAGCATACTTTCTTATTCGGATATGAAGAGAGCTATGGCTACCTTGTTGGAGACTTTGTTCGAGACAAAGATGCTGTTCAAGCGTGTCTTGTCGCCGCAGAAGTTGCTGCATTTTACAAATCCAAAGGGATGACACTTTATGAAGGACTTCTCGAGGTATTCGAACAATATGGCTATTATCAAGAAGGGCTGGAATCACTAACACTTAAAGGAAAAGAAGGCGCTGAAAAAATCGTATCATTACTTGCGAAATTTCGTGCAGAGCCGCCTACTGAAGCAGCTGGATTAACTGTTCATAGCGTAGAAGACTACGAGATAAGTAAACGAACTTATTTAGGTCAAGATAAGAGTGAACAAATTAATTTGCCTACTTCAAATGTATTAAAGTATAAACTCGAAGATGGATCATGGTTCTGTCTGCGACCTTCAGGAACCGAGCCAAAGGTGAAGTTTTATTTTGGAGTGAATGGTGATAATCTAGAACACAGTCAGAGTAAATTGGCTGATCTTAGAAAATCTGTGATGAGTAAGGTGAATGACCGGTTATAA
- a CDS encoding metal-sensitive transcriptional regulator — protein sequence MEYTNEMKNRLKRVEGQIRGVLRMIEEEKDCKDVITQLSASRTAIDRTIGLIVGSNLEECIREQLDKGESTEDVVKEAVQLLVKSR from the coding sequence ATGGAATATACAAATGAAATGAAAAATCGTTTAAAAAGAGTGGAAGGTCAAATTCGCGGTGTTCTTCGGATGATCGAAGAAGAAAAAGATTGTAAAGACGTTATTACTCAGCTTTCTGCGAGTCGGACGGCAATTGACCGTACGATTGGATTAATTGTAGGTTCTAATCTTGAAGAATGCATTCGAGAACAACTTGATAAAGGTGAGTCCACAGAAGATGTCGTAAAAGAAGCCGTACAACTATTAGTGAAAAGTCGCTAG
- a CDS encoding redoxin domain-containing protein codes for MKRLRIGIVVVLGFLAYSLYSSHQEKEVSDPAQMQAAEVTSNAHEIGIQEGNRAPDFTLYSLEGKEVSLSDSKGKVTFINFWTTWCPPCKEEMPDMQEFYEEGGEEFDAEIFAVNLTTNESSSQVVKDFARKNNLTFPILLDTEGQLMETFATITIPTTYVIDKNGIIMKKVIGPMSKEMMSDLAFSAR; via the coding sequence ATGAAACGTCTAAGAATAGGAATCGTTGTTGTTCTCGGTTTTCTGGCGTATAGTCTCTATTCTTCTCATCAAGAAAAGGAAGTGAGCGATCCAGCTCAAATGCAAGCTGCTGAAGTAACGTCTAATGCTCATGAAATAGGAATTCAAGAAGGAAATCGTGCACCTGATTTTACATTATATTCGCTTGAAGGGAAGGAAGTGAGCCTTTCAGATTCCAAAGGAAAGGTTACCTTTATTAATTTCTGGACCACCTGGTGTCCTCCATGTAAAGAAGAAATGCCTGATATGCAGGAGTTTTATGAGGAAGGTGGGGAAGAGTTTGATGCGGAAATCTTTGCGGTTAATCTTACAACGAATGAGTCATCCTCACAAGTTGTAAAAGATTTTGCAAGGAAAAATAATCTTACTTTTCCTATTTTATTAGACACAGAGGGACAATTAATGGAAACATTCGCGACCATTACAATTCCTACTACTTATGTTATTGACAAAAATGGTATAATTATGAAGAAAGTGATTGGTCCTATGAGTAAAGAAATGATGAGCGATTTGGCATTCTCTGCTCGATAA